In Paramagnetospirillum magnetotacticum MS-1, the following proteins share a genomic window:
- a CDS encoding DUF6134 family protein, protein MRTFRPLIAALVLLVAATTAAAAPPFLTNQSEQNLSFAVTRNGGYIGYHNFVFRPRKGGFEVLVEADIRVNFMLIPFFIFEQRGVEIWENGHLQSMDYTTNDDGIRHRVRAEASGGAIRVWVDDKPPASHPRMFPGSLWYPLSPSTTMMLDPGDGKPTPLKVQSLGEETIMVRGKTTHTTRWLWDDGLRRELWYDSEQALVQVWIKGDDGSDIYYVLK, encoded by the coding sequence ATGAGGACCTTTCGTCCACTCATCGCCGCCCTGGTCCTGCTTGTAGCCGCCACGACAGCGGCGGCGGCCCCCCCCTTTCTGACGAATCAGAGCGAACAGAACCTGTCCTTTGCCGTCACCCGTAACGGCGGCTATATCGGCTACCATAATTTCGTCTTCCGCCCCCGCAAGGGCGGATTCGAAGTGCTGGTCGAGGCGGATATCCGCGTCAATTTCATGCTCATACCCTTTTTCATCTTCGAGCAGCGGGGCGTCGAGATCTGGGAAAACGGCCATCTCCAATCCATGGATTACACCACCAATGACGACGGCATCCGCCACAGGGTCAGGGCCGAAGCGTCGGGTGGCGCAATCAGGGTTTGGGTGGACGATAAGCCGCCCGCCAGCCATCCCCGGATGTTTCCCGGCTCGCTGTGGTACCCTTTGTCGCCCAGCACCACCATGATGCTGGACCCAGGCGATGGTAAACCGACGCCGTTGAAGGTCCAGTCCCTGGGGGAGGAGACCATCATGGTGCGCGGCAAGACGACCCATACCACGCGATGGCTGTGGGATGACGGCCTTCGCCGGGAATTGTGGTACGATTCCGAGCAGGCCCTGGTCCAGGTCTGGATCAAGGGAGATGACGGATCGGACATCTACTACGTGCTCAAGTGA
- the fsa gene encoding fructose-6-phosphate aldolase, with protein sequence MKFFIDTAEVAEIRELAATGLVDGVTTNPSLIAKSGRKILDVIAEICDIVPGPISAEVAATDFDTMLAEGRKLAALRPNVAVKVPLTLAGLKTCKVLADDGVKVNVTLCFSANQAILAAKAGAAFISPFVGRLDDIGQDGMDLIADIVSIYREYPAFRTEVLAASIRHPMHVTEAARLGAHVVTMPASVLRQMVQHPLTDKGLAAFMADWAKTGQSIL encoded by the coding sequence ATGAAGTTCTTTATCGATACCGCCGAAGTCGCGGAGATCCGCGAGCTTGCCGCCACCGGTCTGGTGGATGGCGTCACCACCAATCCGTCGCTGATCGCCAAGTCGGGCCGCAAGATTCTCGATGTGATCGCCGAGATTTGCGACATCGTCCCCGGCCCCATCTCGGCCGAAGTGGCCGCCACCGATTTCGACACCATGCTGGCCGAGGGCCGCAAGCTGGCGGCCCTTCGCCCCAATGTGGCGGTGAAGGTGCCCTTGACCCTGGCCGGGCTCAAGACCTGCAAGGTCCTGGCCGATGATGGTGTCAAGGTCAATGTCACCCTGTGCTTTTCCGCCAATCAGGCCATCCTGGCCGCCAAGGCCGGTGCCGCCTTCATCTCGCCCTTCGTCGGGCGTCTGGACGATATCGGTCAGGACGGCATGGACCTGATCGCCGACATCGTGTCCATCTACCGGGAATATCCGGCATTCCGCACCGAGGTGCTGGCCGCGTCCATCCGCCATCCCATGCATGTGACCGAGGCGGCGCGCCTGGGCGCCCATGTGGTCACCATGCCGGCCTCGGTGTTGCGGCAGATGGTCCAGCATCCCCTGACCGACAAGGGCCTGGCCGCCTTCATGGCCGATTGGGCGAAGACCGGGCAGTCCATTCTCTGA
- a CDS encoding carbohydrate kinase family protein, translating into MARIVVLGSIARDDVIHLDQRLREGTHLQGSPPATRLGGGGANAAIALSHAGHEVSLVAAVGTDSLADELLAELSRYGVDVGPVTRLSGSSTHSLVLLDPEGERTIVNLTRARETRPPRRLLDLAADCVYVRSHGQDLEKLLRTKSALCPIIAQIQPLHEGRLPVQVLVGSHGDLDPDILSNPLAAGRALAGDTLRWVVITHGAEGAEAFSVHGERLRATAPDVDVVDTTGAGDAFAAGLAHALSLGMEMDHALPLAVRWGSAKVTRKGSFLDRDCVREILREWTARSSPNRP; encoded by the coding sequence ATGGCACGAATCGTGGTCCTGGGCAGCATCGCCCGCGACGACGTCATCCATCTGGATCAACGCCTGCGGGAAGGAACCCATCTTCAGGGAAGCCCTCCCGCAACCCGCCTGGGCGGCGGCGGCGCCAATGCCGCCATCGCGCTGTCCCATGCCGGACACGAGGTCTCGTTGGTTGCTGCGGTCGGGACCGATTCCCTGGCCGACGAATTGTTGGCCGAACTGTCCCGATACGGCGTGGATGTCGGCCCGGTGACCCGCCTTTCCGGCTCCAGCACCCATTCTCTGGTCCTGCTTGACCCCGAGGGTGAGCGGACCATCGTCAACCTGACACGGGCGCGGGAAACCCGGCCACCCCGGCGCCTGCTGGATCTGGCGGCCGATTGCGTTTACGTGCGCTCCCACGGCCAGGATCTGGAAAAATTGCTGCGGACCAAATCCGCCCTATGCCCGATCATCGCCCAGATTCAGCCCCTGCACGAAGGCAGGCTTCCGGTCCAGGTGCTGGTCGGCTCCCATGGGGATCTCGATCCGGACATCCTGTCCAATCCTCTGGCGGCGGGACGGGCCCTGGCTGGCGATACCCTGCGCTGGGTGGTCATCACCCATGGTGCCGAGGGGGCCGAGGCTTTCAGTGTCCATGGCGAACGGCTGCGGGCCACGGCACCCGACGTGGATGTGGTGGACACCACCGGGGCGGGCGATGCTTTTGCAGCGGGCCTCGCCCACGCCCTGTCCCTGGGAATGGAGATGGATCACGCCCTGCCCCTGGCCGTACGCTGGGGATCGGCCAAGGTGACCCGCAAGGGGTCGTTCCTTGACCGCGATTGCGTCCGCGAAATCCTCAGAGAATGGACTGCCCGGTCTTCGCCCAATCGGCCATGA
- a CDS encoding Rne/Rng family ribonuclease, with protein MVKRMLIDATHPEETRVVVVNGTRLEELDVETSTKRQLKGNIYLAKVVRVEPSLQAAFVEYGGNRHGFLAFSEIHPDYFQIPVADRQALLAAQRAEVMREATNDRDDAEPVGEGHLAAEAVAEQTDGSTVEDAPSETGENGENGENGESGSDNGRSQRKRNVETVGGDDDVENERRRARLLRNYKIQEVIKRRQIMLVQVVKEERGNKGAALTTYLSLAGRYCVLMPNTARGGGVSRKIVSATDRRRLKSIANEMDIPDGMAVIIRTAGSERSKTEIKRDYEYLLRMWDSVRELTLKSSAPALVYEEASLIKRSIRDLYSRDIDEVLVDGDEGYRLAKDYMRMLTPSHAKKVQPYKDPVMPMFHRYQVEAQLDAMHSPVVQLKSGGYIVISQTEALVAIDVNSGRATKERHIEETALKTNMEAADEVARQLRLRDLAGLIVIDFIDMEENRNNHAVERRLKEALKNDRARIQVGKISAFGLLELSRQRLRPSLQETTFSPCPHCGGTGLVRSVESAAVHILRAIEEEGIRRRSSEVTVYVSSAIALYILNQKRSALAAIEERYEFDVFLSGDDTLIPPAFRMDKVKAEFRPDEPARTAISMDDAVHRPPAEPEADEAEPEDEEEVEARPERAPRARDERPREDRGEEDPDSEAGRKRRRRRRRRRKPGDDRPEQAEGEGGSEEELPPTEGESEAEDDEAEGEGEGTRTEGGDDDQPRKRRRGRRGGRRRRRREGEGEGEAGEGGETAEAGSGETAESLSDTPAAEGETAPQESAEGEAASAEEAAPAAEVEKPKRKRAPAKKKAEGKTEEAAPEEAAATEEKPKRKRAPAKKKVDAKAEAEPEAVSEPAPEPVRAPEPEVVAEEPAAPAREPEPVAVAQAPAAAAPQPEAEPLAPAKPPRKGWWNRLMS; from the coding sequence ATGGTCAAACGTATGTTGATCGACGCCACCCACCCGGAAGAGACCCGGGTCGTGGTCGTCAATGGAACCCGCCTGGAAGAACTGGATGTTGAGACATCCACCAAGCGGCAGCTGAAGGGTAACATTTATCTGGCCAAGGTGGTGAGGGTCGAACCCTCGCTCCAGGCTGCCTTCGTCGAATACGGGGGCAACCGCCACGGCTTTTTGGCCTTCAGCGAAATCCACCCCGACTATTTCCAGATTCCGGTGGCCGACCGCCAGGCGCTGCTGGCCGCCCAGCGCGCCGAGGTGATGCGCGAAGCCACCAACGACCGCGATGACGCCGAACCGGTGGGCGAAGGCCATCTGGCCGCCGAAGCAGTGGCGGAACAGACCGACGGTTCCACCGTCGAGGACGCCCCTTCCGAAACCGGCGAGAATGGCGAAAACGGCGAGAATGGGGAGAGCGGTTCCGATAATGGCCGCTCCCAGCGCAAGCGCAACGTGGAGACCGTCGGCGGCGACGACGACGTGGAAAACGAGCGTCGCCGGGCCCGCTTGCTGCGCAATTACAAGATCCAGGAAGTGATCAAGCGCCGCCAGATCATGCTGGTCCAGGTGGTCAAGGAGGAGCGCGGCAACAAGGGCGCCGCACTCACCACCTATCTCTCCCTGGCTGGCCGCTATTGCGTTCTGATGCCCAACACCGCCCGCGGTGGTGGGGTCTCGCGCAAGATCGTCTCCGCCACCGACCGCCGCCGTCTCAAGTCCATCGCCAACGAGATGGATATTCCCGATGGCATGGCGGTGATCATCCGCACCGCTGGCTCCGAGCGCTCCAAGACCGAGATCAAGCGCGACTACGAATATCTGCTGCGCATGTGGGACAGCGTGCGCGAACTGACGCTGAAGTCCAGCGCGCCCGCCCTGGTCTATGAAGAGGCCAGCCTGATCAAGCGCTCGATCCGCGACCTTTATTCCCGCGACATCGACGAAGTGCTGGTGGACGGCGACGAGGGCTATCGTCTGGCCAAGGACTATATGCGCATGCTGACTCCGTCGCATGCCAAGAAGGTCCAGCCCTACAAGGACCCGGTGATGCCCATGTTCCACCGCTATCAGGTGGAAGCCCAGTTGGACGCCATGCATTCGCCGGTGGTCCAGCTGAAGTCGGGCGGCTATATCGTCATCAGCCAGACCGAGGCTCTGGTCGCCATCGACGTCAATTCGGGCCGCGCCACCAAGGAGCGCCACATCGAGGAGACGGCGCTTAAGACCAATATGGAGGCCGCCGACGAAGTGGCCCGCCAGTTGCGCTTGCGCGATCTGGCCGGCCTCATCGTCATCGACTTCATCGACATGGAAGAGAACCGCAACAACCATGCGGTTGAACGTCGCCTGAAGGAAGCGCTGAAGAATGATCGCGCCCGCATCCAGGTGGGCAAGATCAGCGCCTTCGGCCTGCTGGAACTGTCGCGCCAGCGGCTGCGCCCCAGCTTGCAGGAAACCACCTTCAGCCCCTGCCCCCATTGCGGCGGCACCGGTCTGGTGCGTTCGGTGGAATCGGCCGCCGTGCACATCCTGCGCGCCATCGAGGAAGAGGGCATCCGGCGGCGCTCCTCCGAGGTCACCGTCTATGTGTCGTCGGCCATCGCGCTTTACATCCTCAATCAGAAGCGCTCGGCGCTGGCCGCCATCGAGGAGCGCTATGAGTTCGACGTGTTCCTGTCGGGCGACGACACGCTGATTCCGCCCGCCTTCCGCATGGACAAGGTCAAGGCCGAGTTCCGACCCGACGAACCGGCGCGCACCGCCATCTCCATGGATGACGCCGTCCACCGTCCGCCCGCCGAGCCCGAGGCCGACGAGGCCGAGCCGGAAGACGAGGAAGAGGTGGAGGCCCGGCCCGAGCGCGCTCCCCGCGCCAGGGACGAACGCCCCAGGGAAGACCGGGGCGAGGAAGACCCGGACAGCGAGGCCGGACGCAAGCGCCGCCGCCGCCGCCGCCGCCGCCGCAAGCCCGGTGACGACCGTCCCGAACAGGCCGAGGGCGAAGGCGGTTCCGAGGAGGAGCTGCCCCCCACTGAGGGCGAAAGCGAAGCCGAGGACGACGAGGCCGAGGGCGAAGGCGAAGGCACCCGCACCGAGGGTGGCGACGATGATCAGCCGCGCAAGCGCCGCCGTGGCCGCCGTGGCGGCCGCCGTCGGCGTCGGCGTGAGGGCGAAGGCGAGGGCGAGGCCGGTGAAGGCGGCGAGACCGCCGAGGCTGGCAGCGGTGAAACCGCCGAGAGCCTGAGCGACACCCCGGCCGCCGAAGGCGAAACCGCGCCGCAGGAATCAGCCGAAGGCGAAGCCGCCTCCGCCGAGGAGGCCGCTCCCGCCGCCGAGGTGGAAAAGCCCAAGCGCAAGCGTGCGCCCGCCAAGAAGAAGGCCGAGGGCAAGACCGAGGAGGCTGCCCCCGAGGAGGCGGCCGCCACCGAGGAAAAGCCCAAGCGCAAGCGCGCCCCGGCCAAGAAGAAGGTGGACGCCAAGGCCGAAGCTGAACCCGAAGCCGTTTCGGAGCCCGCACCCGAGCCGGTGCGCGCGCCCGAGCCGGAAGTGGTTGCCGAGGAACCGGCTGCTCCCGCGCGTGAGCCGGAGCCGGTGGCCGTGGCGCAAGCGCCAGCCGCCGCCGCGCCCCAGCCCGAGGCCGAGCCCCTGGCTCCCGCCAAGCCGCCGCGCAAGGGGTGGTGGAACCGTTTGATGTCCTGA
- a CDS encoding N-acetylmuramoyl-L-alanine amidase yields the protein MRTRPRFWSALMALVVLGGLGGPPASLAATASGARLGVHGEGVTRFVLDLSDQVGFKITPLNDPYRIAIDLTGTEFNGTPGISKPWGSVNSLHLEGGRIVLDLRKPALVKSAFIIAPRDGMGHRLVVDLADTTREAFMAAAGSNAGLAAKAPVPKLPAKASAPVPAPAPAKAAPLPEAPKPVEEFHLPEAVAPSSPSEAARPGANRIVVNSPNAPAEALAPPSEPVTLVPPPSMQAPLPVERPQLADKPLAEKGARTPLGTPMLSSPMPPPPERPAPPQPVAAPQPPAPTPVPAAPPPQQAVQSSAPAMESVARAKDGVPVIVIDPGHGGVDPGATGVSGTYEKHITLAMARELKAMLEHNGRYRVHLTRDRDVFIRLRERIAIARAQGADLFISLHADAVQSPQIRGLSVYTLSRNASDAEAQALAEKENKADLIAGIDLTHESADVANILIDLAQRETMNRSAGFATELVDEVGQEMDLLGNTHRFAGFAVLKAPDVPAVLVEMGYLSNESEEKMLRQPQYRARLAKSIAKAVERFFPPNLKAKRP from the coding sequence ATGAGGACAAGACCGCGTTTCTGGTCGGCGCTGATGGCCCTGGTCGTGCTGGGAGGGCTGGGCGGCCCCCCCGCAAGTCTGGCGGCGACGGCGTCGGGTGCGCGTCTCGGCGTCCATGGCGAGGGTGTCACCCGTTTCGTCCTCGATCTTTCCGATCAGGTGGGCTTCAAGATCACGCCCCTGAATGATCCCTACCGCATCGCCATCGATCTGACCGGAACCGAGTTTAACGGCACACCGGGTATTTCCAAGCCCTGGGGCTCGGTCAATTCCCTTCATCTGGAGGGCGGGCGGATCGTGCTGGATCTCAGGAAGCCCGCCCTGGTCAAAAGCGCCTTCATCATCGCTCCGCGCGACGGCATGGGCCATCGCCTGGTGGTGGACCTGGCCGACACCACGCGCGAAGCCTTCATGGCGGCAGCCGGGTCCAATGCCGGGCTGGCCGCCAAGGCGCCGGTCCCGAAGCTGCCAGCCAAGGCATCGGCACCGGTACCTGCACCGGCTCCGGCCAAGGCCGCTCCATTGCCCGAGGCCCCTAAGCCGGTGGAGGAGTTCCATCTGCCCGAGGCCGTGGCCCCATCCTCTCCGTCCGAGGCGGCCCGCCCTGGTGCCAACCGCATCGTGGTGAACAGCCCCAATGCGCCCGCCGAGGCTCTTGCCCCGCCTTCCGAGCCGGTGACCCTGGTGCCGCCTCCTTCCATGCAGGCGCCCCTTCCGGTGGAGCGCCCCCAACTGGCTGACAAGCCGCTGGCTGAGAAGGGGGCGCGCACGCCCCTGGGCACGCCCATGCTGTCCTCGCCCATGCCGCCGCCGCCCGAGCGGCCCGCGCCGCCGCAGCCCGTGGCCGCGCCTCAGCCTCCCGCGCCCACGCCCGTTCCTGCCGCGCCGCCTCCGCAGCAGGCGGTGCAATCTTCAGCCCCGGCCATGGAGAGCGTCGCCAGGGCCAAGGACGGCGTGCCGGTGATTGTCATCGATCCCGGTCATGGCGGCGTCGATCCCGGTGCCACCGGCGTGTCGGGCACCTATGAGAAGCACATTACCCTGGCCATGGCCCGCGAACTGAAGGCCATGTTGGAGCACAACGGGCGCTATCGGGTTCATCTGACCCGTGACCGCGACGTGTTCATCCGCCTGAGGGAACGTATCGCCATCGCGCGGGCCCAGGGTGCCGATCTGTTCATCTCACTTCATGCCGATGCGGTGCAAAGCCCGCAGATCCGGGGCCTGTCGGTCTATACCCTGTCGCGCAACGCCTCGGACGCCGAGGCGCAGGCCCTGGCGGAAAAGGAAAACAAGGCCGATCTCATCGCCGGAATCGATCTCACCCACGAATCCGCCGACGTGGCCAATATCCTCATCGATCTGGCCCAGCGCGAGACCATGAACCGTTCGGCGGGCTTTGCCACCGAACTGGTGGATGAGGTGGGCCAGGAGATGGATCTGCTGGGCAATACCCATCGCTTCGCCGGTTTCGCCGTGCTGAAGGCGCCCGATGTTCCGGCGGTTCTGGTGGAGATGGGTTATCTCTCCAACGAATCCGAGGAGAAGATGTTGCGCCAGCCGCAATACCGCGCCCGTCTGGCCAAATCCATCGCCAAGGCGGTGGAGCGTTTCTTCCCGCCCAATCTCAAGGCCAAGCGGCCTTAA
- a CDS encoding sensor histidine kinase, whose protein sequence is MIRQPPAILWRIVFRLSLTTLVAIVLAYSWLWWKYHSVTEVMRDQLLSEFVSSVAVNLRATPDGSVAVNMSEATLAYYANTTDNDFRFSIRDAGTGTILKVVGGDVGEPPKEAIRALTLYQYNPDGPGPMRMFGAAMPSMVGDRKVVVQVEESGRDFEAITQELVRKFATEGGWLGAPFLLAMLLVSLVTIRNSLLPLQRLSEQAAGIGPSSTDIRLPEAGVPREIMPLVKAINSALDRIEAGFRIQRDFTADAAHELRTPLAVLRAHVETLPDPATRDALVRDLESMTRLIAQLLTVARAEALTVAMDEQADLNAIAVDVGTFLAPMALKQHRMIEVIESPSPCLITANAEAVFNALRNLVENALTHTPADSTVSVRVENPAILRVEDRGPGIPAQLRDRIFQRFWRAERRKSGSGLGLAIVREIMMAHSGRVEVEDRPGGGAIFSLIFPDQGAQRR, encoded by the coding sequence TTGATCCGCCAGCCACCGGCCATCCTGTGGCGCATCGTCTTCCGCCTGTCGCTGACCACCCTGGTCGCCATCGTCCTGGCCTATTCCTGGTTATGGTGGAAATACCATTCGGTCACCGAGGTGATGCGCGACCAGTTGCTCAGCGAATTCGTCAGTTCGGTCGCCGTCAATCTGCGGGCCACGCCCGACGGCTCCGTCGCCGTCAACATGTCGGAAGCGACTCTGGCCTATTACGCCAACACCACGGACAACGATTTCCGCTTCTCCATCCGCGATGCTGGCACGGGAACCATCCTGAAAGTGGTGGGGGGCGATGTGGGAGAGCCCCCAAAGGAGGCTATCCGAGCCCTGACCCTCTACCAGTACAACCCCGACGGTCCCGGCCCCATGCGCATGTTCGGTGCCGCCATGCCCAGCATGGTCGGCGACCGCAAGGTGGTCGTCCAGGTGGAGGAAAGCGGTCGCGATTTCGAAGCCATTACCCAGGAACTGGTGCGGAAATTCGCCACGGAAGGCGGCTGGCTGGGGGCACCTTTCCTACTGGCCATGCTGCTGGTCAGTCTGGTGACCATCCGCAACTCGCTGCTGCCGCTCCAGCGCCTGTCCGAACAGGCCGCTGGCATCGGCCCCAGCAGTACCGACATCCGTTTGCCGGAAGCCGGCGTCCCGCGCGAGATCATGCCGCTGGTCAAAGCCATCAACAGCGCCCTGGACCGTATTGAGGCAGGATTCCGCATCCAGCGCGATTTCACCGCCGATGCCGCCCACGAATTGCGCACTCCCTTGGCGGTGCTGCGGGCCCATGTGGAGACCCTTCCCGACCCGGCCACCCGCGACGCCCTGGTGCGCGACCTGGAGTCCATGACCCGCCTGATCGCCCAGTTGCTGACGGTTGCCCGCGCCGAGGCCCTGACCGTCGCCATGGACGAGCAGGCCGATCTCAACGCCATCGCCGTGGACGTGGGGACGTTTCTGGCGCCCATGGCGCTCAAGCAGCACCGCATGATCGAGGTCATCGAGTCTCCCTCTCCATGTTTGATCACCGCCAATGCCGAGGCGGTGTTCAATGCGCTGCGCAATCTTGTGGAGAACGCCCTGACCCACACCCCCGCCGACAGCACCGTCAGCGTACGGGTCGAAAACCCGGCCATCCTGCGGGTCGAGGATCGCGGGCCCGGCATTCCCGCCCAATTGCGTGACCGCATCTTCCAGCGCTTCTGGCGGGCCGAACGGCGCAAGAGCGGATCGGGCCTGGGCCTGGCCATCGTGCGCGAGATCATGATGGCCCATTCGGGACGGGTGGAGGTGGAGGACCGCCCCGGCGGCGGCGCGATCTTTTCCCTGATTTTCCCCGATCAGGGCGCCCAGCGGCGATAG
- a CDS encoding MFS transporter, which yields MTDTDSNPKGQSWGRALRHPGYRLFFCGQAVSLMGSWMQMVGQSWLVYRLTGSAEMLGLVAFVGQIPVFVFGLLGGAVADRMPRRRLILLTQGIFLMQAAALAVLTLAGWVEVWHVLALAVVFGIINAVDIPARQAFTVDLVGKEDLGNAVALDASIFNGARLVAPALAGSLVAGLGEGWCFAINALSFLGVLAALAVMPEPKQGAGAPAGESMLARIRDGLVFVAGHGPILALMAMLGLSGLMGMSFSVLMPVFADRVLGGGPETLGLLMSGAGAGALLASLAVAGPAQGASRGRVAWGLCGFGFALVAFSMSSLTLLSMGLLALAGMALVAHNTASQTLVQTLVPDAFRARTMALYSMTFMAATPLGSLLAGVASGHLGPQATVATGGMACILGALAYRRWAP from the coding sequence ATGACCGACACGGATTCAAACCCCAAGGGGCAAAGCTGGGGGCGCGCCTTGCGCCATCCCGGCTATCGCTTGTTCTTCTGCGGCCAGGCGGTGTCGCTGATGGGGTCCTGGATGCAGATGGTGGGGCAAAGCTGGCTTGTCTACCGCCTGACCGGTTCGGCCGAAATGCTGGGGCTGGTGGCCTTCGTGGGACAGATTCCGGTATTCGTCTTCGGATTGCTGGGCGGTGCCGTGGCCGACCGCATGCCGCGCCGCCGCCTGATCCTTCTCACCCAGGGGATCTTTTTGATGCAGGCGGCGGCGCTGGCCGTGCTGACCCTGGCGGGATGGGTCGAGGTCTGGCACGTGCTGGCCCTGGCGGTGGTCTTCGGCATCATCAACGCGGTGGACATTCCCGCCCGCCAGGCCTTCACCGTGGATCTGGTGGGTAAGGAGGATTTGGGCAATGCGGTGGCGCTGGATGCCTCCATCTTCAACGGAGCGCGTCTGGTGGCTCCGGCATTGGCCGGTTCCCTGGTGGCGGGCCTGGGCGAGGGGTGGTGCTTCGCGATCAACGCCCTCAGCTTTCTCGGCGTACTCGCCGCCTTGGCCGTGATGCCCGAGCCGAAGCAGGGCGCGGGCGCGCCTGCCGGCGAGAGCATGCTGGCCCGTATCCGCGATGGTCTGGTCTTCGTGGCCGGACATGGCCCCATTCTGGCCCTGATGGCCATGCTGGGGCTGTCGGGGCTGATGGGGATGTCGTTTTCCGTGCTGATGCCGGTCTTCGCCGACCGTGTCCTGGGCGGCGGGCCGGAGACCCTAGGCCTGCTGATGAGCGGTGCGGGAGCCGGTGCCCTGCTCGCCTCGCTGGCCGTGGCGGGGCCTGCGCAGGGCGCGTCGCGCGGGCGGGTGGCCTGGGGCCTGTGCGGTTTCGGCTTTGCCCTGGTGGCATTTTCCATGTCATCGCTGACGCTTTTGTCCATGGGGCTGCTGGCCCTGGCGGGCATGGCCCTGGTGGCCCACAACACCGCGTCCCAGACGCTGGTCCAGACCCTGGTGCCCGATGCCTTCAGGGCTCGGACCATGGCGCTGTATTCCATGACCTTCATGGCGGCGACGCCTTTGGGCTCGCTGCTGGCGGGGGTTGCCTCGGGCCATCTGGGGCCGCAGGCCACCGTGGCCACGGGCGGCATGGCCTGTATCCTGGGAGCCCTTGCCTATCGCCGCTGGGCGCCCTGA
- a CDS encoding response regulator, whose product MRILLVEDNDRLAEFISGALKSAGFVPDVFGNKADAIAAFESATYQAAILDLGLPDGDGLDIIRAQRAKSAPCPMMVLTARDGVSDRVSGLNAGADDYLLKPFAMEELIARLRAILRRPGAALSVELSLSNLTFDTTGREVRVDGTLISMPRREMEMLEHLLRRAGKVVSKRSLEEGLYGFDDDVTPNSVEVLVSRLRKRLQQTGARLTVHTLRGIGYMLADGAP is encoded by the coding sequence ATGCGCATATTGCTGGTCGAAGATAATGACCGTCTGGCCGAGTTCATCTCGGGGGCGCTGAAAAGCGCAGGCTTCGTCCCAGACGTGTTCGGCAACAAGGCCGATGCCATCGCCGCCTTCGAGTCCGCCACCTATCAGGCCGCCATCCTTGATCTCGGCCTGCCCGACGGCGACGGCCTGGACATCATCCGCGCCCAGCGGGCAAAATCCGCCCCCTGCCCCATGATGGTGCTGACCGCCCGCGACGGCGTCAGCGACCGGGTCTCGGGCCTCAATGCCGGTGCCGACGACTACCTGCTGAAGCCCTTCGCCATGGAGGAGCTCATTGCCCGGCTGCGGGCCATTCTGCGTCGGCCGGGCGCGGCCTTGTCGGTGGAATTGTCCTTGAGCAATCTCACCTTCGACACAACGGGGCGGGAGGTGCGGGTCGATGGCACCCTGATCTCCATGCCGCGCCGCGAGATGGAAATGCTGGAACATCTGCTGCGCCGCGCGGGCAAAGTGGTGTCCAAGCGCTCTTTGGAAGAAGGACTTTACGGTTTCGACGACGACGTCACGCCCAATTCGGTCGAGGTGCTGGTGTCGCGTCTGCGCAAACGCCTGCAACAGACGGGCGCGCGCCTGACCGTCCATACTTTGCGCGGCATCGGATACATGCTGGCGGACGGCGCTCCTTGA